AGCACCATCTTAAGAATAACCTTCTTTTCCGCCGTCCTATCGAAGGCCTCCACCACCTCTGCTCCGCCTTCGAGGGCATCCCGGATGCCGGGGATCTCCAGATCGTCATCCCTGCTGAGGAGGTCGTAATCCGATTCCGAGACGAAGGTGAAGGGGATTATCCCGAAGTTGACGAGGTTTGCGGCGTGGATCCGCTCCATCGACTTCGCCATCACCGCCTTCACCCCCAGGTACATGGGGCAGAGGGCGGCGTGCTCCCTGGAGGACCCCTGGCCGTAGCTCACCCCCGCCACGATCAGGTTCGCGATACCCCGGTCCCTCCGCACCGCTGCCCTCTTGCTGAACTCCGGGTCCAGGGGCTCAAAGACGAACTCCGAGTACTTGGGGACGTTCGACCGGTACTTGAGGCGGGATCCAGCGGGCATGATGTGGTCGGTGGTGATGTAGTCTTCCACCTTGATCGCGATCTTGCCGCAGAGGTCCTCGGGCATGGGGTCGTTGGTGGGGGGAACCCCGATGTTCGGTCCCCGATAGATCGAGACCTTCGCCCTATCTGCCGCTGGCAGGGGAGGGATGATCATGCTGTCGTCCACCTTGAAGCGATCTGGCATCCTCACCCGCGGAAACTCCATCTCCAGGTCCCTCGGGTCGACGATCTCTCCCCGGAGGGCCGCCGCCGCCGCCGCCACGGGGCTGGCCAGGTAGACGTTGGCGCTCGCGGTCCCCGATCGGCCCTTGAAGTTCCGGTTGCTGGTCCTGATGGAGATCGAGTCGGTCTTGGGGGAGATGCTGTTACCTATGCAAAAGCCGCAGGCAGACTCGAGGATCCTGGCGCCGAAGGCGATGAGGTCCGCGAGACTTCCGTTCTCCGCGATCATCATGAGGACCTGCCTCGAGCCGGGGGCCACCCCCAGGGATACCGATGAGGGGAGGCGGCGGCCCCGGACCATCTCCGCGACGGTCATAAGGTCCGCGAAGGAGGAGTTGGTGCACGACCCTATCATCACCTGGTCTACAGGGGTCCCCGCGAGGTCGCTGACGGGGACTATATTCCCTGGGCTGTGGGGTGCGGCCATCAGAGGGACCAGGTCGGAGAGGTCGACATCCAGTTCGCGATGGTACTTCGCGCCGTCGTCGGCCGCCAGGGGGGCCCATTGGCCCCCTCTATCCTGGGCCGCGAGGAACTTTTGGGTCTGCTCGTCGCTGGGGAAGAGGGAGGTCGTCACCCCCGTCTCGGCGCCCATGTTGGTTATCGTCGCCCTCTCGGGGACGGTCAGGGACTGGACTCCTTCGCCGACGTACTCGCAGATGCAACCCACGTTCCCCTTGGTCGTCAGCTCGCTGAGGACCTTCAGGATCACGTCCTTCGCCGTGACCCATTCTGGGAGCTCTCCCTCCAGGTTGACCCGGATCACCCTGGGGCAGGTCAGGTAGTAGGCGCCGCCGCCCATGGCGACCGCGACGTCCAGGCCGCCCGCCCCGATGGCGATCATCCCCAGGCCGCCGCAGGTGGGGGTATGGCTGTCGGAGCCGAGGAGGGTTCTGCCGGGCCGGCCGAACCTCTCCAGGTGGACCTGGTGGCAGATGCCGTTTCCTGGCCTCGAGAAGTGGATCCCATACCTCTCAGCAATCGTCTGGAGATATCGGTGGTCGTCGGCGTTCTCAAACCCCACCTGGACGGTGTTGTGGTCCACGTAGGATACGGAGAGCTCTGTCTCTATCCTGGAGAGGCCCATCGACTCGAACTGGAGGTACGCCATAGTCCCCGTGGCATCCTGGGTCAGGGTCTGATCGATCCTGATCCCGATCTCCTTTCCCGGCTCGTACGATCCATCTAAGAGGTGGTCCCTCAAAATCTTCTCCGTCAAGGTGAAATCCATAAAAAGCCTCCAAAACCCCTGGGATTCTGCATTTCAGCCCTCTTGCCCAGGTTTGATCTCCCTGTTGGTATTAATAATCGACGAGGATATCTGGGCCCCTCACCTCCCCCCTCCATACCACAACATTTAAATACCCGGCTGGTATTGGGGGA
The sequence above is drawn from the Methanothrix harundinacea 6Ac genome and encodes:
- a CDS encoding aconitate hydratase, with protein sequence MDFTLTEKILRDHLLDGSYEPGKEIGIRIDQTLTQDATGTMAYLQFESMGLSRIETELSVSYVDHNTVQVGFENADDHRYLQTIAERYGIHFSRPGNGICHQVHLERFGRPGRTLLGSDSHTPTCGGLGMIAIGAGGLDVAVAMGGGAYYLTCPRVIRVNLEGELPEWVTAKDVILKVLSELTTKGNVGCICEYVGEGVQSLTVPERATITNMGAETGVTTSLFPSDEQTQKFLAAQDRGGQWAPLAADDGAKYHRELDVDLSDLVPLMAAPHSPGNIVPVSDLAGTPVDQVMIGSCTNSSFADLMTVAEMVRGRRLPSSVSLGVAPGSRQVLMMIAENGSLADLIAFGARILESACGFCIGNSISPKTDSISIRTSNRNFKGRSGTASANVYLASPVAAAAAALRGEIVDPRDLEMEFPRVRMPDRFKVDDSMIIPPLPAADRAKVSIYRGPNIGVPPTNDPMPEDLCGKIAIKVEDYITTDHIMPAGSRLKYRSNVPKYSEFVFEPLDPEFSKRAAVRRDRGIANLIVAGVSYGQGSSREHAALCPMYLGVKAVMAKSMERIHAANLVNFGIIPFTFVSESDYDLLSRDDDLEIPGIRDALEGGAEVVEAFDRTAEKKVILKMVLSRRQREMVAAGGLLPYTVRKRG